A segment of the Sporocytophaga myxococcoides genome:
AAATTCCCAAATGACAACCTCTTACGAACTGACCGTATTCCATACCGAATAATGGGTTGGTTGGAGATATAAAGTCAGGATGATATACGATTTTTACTCTGTCATACCAGTTGTTGACCAGATTGGCTGTCCTCAGGAAGCTCAGGATATCATCGTATTGATCATGAACTAAATTATGTGTCACTACAAATGGCAGGTGATTTGATTTCCAGGATTGAAGTGTTCTCCTTAATCTTAATCTCCAGTATTCGTCAACAAAATTATTAAGGTTTGGCATTGCGATGTCACCACTCGCTGCCGCTTCATTGAAAAGTCTTTCTCCTACCTGTTTTTCAATGGCTTTGCAATCTTGTCTGACTTCCTCCATTACCGCTCTGGATTGCAGTACCGATGGGTTTATAGAGTGATAAGGTTGTTTGGTAATAAAGAACATGACCACAGTCATATCCATATTTTCCTGTCTCATCCTCCAGTTTAGTCTGGCTAAGGCTTCCAGAGTTAGGTCAAAACCTTTGTTTTTGTATTCATATCTGCCAGACGTGAAGAAATATAGAGTTTTATCCAGATCAAAAGAATAACTGTGAAAAAAGTGCCCCATGATAAATTGGTGTATCTTTTCTTTGTATTCCTTGTGAAGGTTTTGAAACTCATGAAGAGCGGTAAAACGTTCGATATTCAGACCGTTTGGCAATATGAGATCAGGATTTCTGCCAAGCAATGAAGCACATTCTCTGGCAGTTACTTCACTTACTGTAGTAAATACATGTGCCCCATGGGCAGCAGCACGTTCTATTTTGACAGAGGTTTCTATGTTAAAATTGACAGCTTCTTTTTCCCAGTCATAAAAGGGGAGATGGTCATAAAAATGAGCATCATTCATTGCCAGGTATCGGCCTAGAAGCGTTGCATGGGTTGTAAATACCGTGGTAGCCTGTAAGTTATCTCTTCTTATTGCCGGAATTGCAGTCCCTGCCATCCATTCATGGAAATGACCTACGATTTTTTTCTCGGTTACAAGAGTAAGCTCAGCAAAATATAATTTAACTAAATGTCCAAATGCAATGACTTGATTTATAAGATCATCACCTTCAGGAGAAGAAATTCCATGGTGTTCCCATAAAATATACTTCACTTCATTCAGTTTATTGTATATACTAAAAGGATTTAAAAGTACAACTCTGGGTTTTCCAGAAACAAGCCAGTAGCCATAATGAACTTCATATCCGAAACTTCTGAGTTGCTTGGCAGCTTGATAAAATGGATCTTCTTCGTTTTCAACAGGTTCAAATTCAGCTGGCATTCTGCTATGGACGTATGGACCGATCAAACAATAGTTTTCATCCCACTTCTCAATCATGCTTGGGACCTTTGAACGAATGACGGTATATATTCCGCCCACCTGATTGCAAACCTCCCAGGCAATCTCTACTAATAAGGTATCTGCATGTTTTTTATCCATTCAACTACTACTTTAAAGTTTAAAATATGTTAGGTTATTTAATTGTTTCAAAATTAATTTTAAAAAAGACATATGAAAATAAAAGCAACCTAATAGAACGAAAAAAAGGTATTTATGTTATAAATATTTTGTAAGTCCTATTGTTTTGTCTGGAATGTTATTAGTTCCTCAAACTCTTTGTGATGCAATCAAAAAAGCCTATAAATCATTTATTTGAAAAAAAAGTTTTTTTTTAATAAAATAAATTTTACATTATAACTATTTGGTTTTAAGGAGTTAGTATCTAAAGTTACATTGAGGTATATGTTCAGAAATTATATTTTCTAAATTTGCAGTAATACTATTGTTAACAAAATATGTTATTGGACTTTGAAAAACCAATCGCGGAACTGGAAGCTAAGTTAATTGATATGAAGTTGCTGGCTCAGGAAAATAATGTTGATGTTTCCTCTGCGGTTAAATCTTTGGAAGAAAAAATCAAAACTTTGAAAAAAGAAACTTACTCTAATCTTACCAGATGGCAGAGAG
Coding sequences within it:
- a CDS encoding glycosyltransferase, which translates into the protein MDKKHADTLLVEIAWEVCNQVGGIYTVIRSKVPSMIEKWDENYCLIGPYVHSRMPAEFEPVENEEDPFYQAAKQLRSFGYEVHYGYWLVSGKPRVVLLNPFSIYNKLNEVKYILWEHHGISSPEGDDLINQVIAFGHLVKLYFAELTLVTEKKIVGHFHEWMAGTAIPAIRRDNLQATTVFTTHATLLGRYLAMNDAHFYDHLPFYDWEKEAVNFNIETSVKIERAAAHGAHVFTTVSEVTARECASLLGRNPDLILPNGLNIERFTALHEFQNLHKEYKEKIHQFIMGHFFHSYSFDLDKTLYFFTSGRYEYKNKGFDLTLEALARLNWRMRQENMDMTVVMFFITKQPYHSINPSVLQSRAVMEEVRQDCKAIEKQVGERLFNEAAASGDIAMPNLNNFVDEYWRLRLRRTLQSWKSNHLPFVVTHNLVHDQYDDILSFLRTANLVNNWYDRVKIVYHPDFISPTNPLFGMEYGQFVRGCHLGIFPSYYEPWGYTPLESIASGVPAVTSDLSGFGDYILSNIPQHEEKGLYVVNRRYKSFDEAANQLTDQLYSFVKFARRERITQRNLVESSSETFDWKNLSVYYERAYDLALNYL